Below is a window of Deinococcus sonorensis KR-87 DNA.
TGTTCGAAGAAGGCGGGCAGCGCCTCTGGCCGCTCGACGTGCTCGAAGTTGCCGTCTCCCGCGTTGGCGACGGCCAGCAGTAGGTCCTCGTCGTAGTGGGCCCCCAGGCCGATGGCGCTGGTGCTGACGCCGCGCTGGGCCAGCCCCTCCACCTGAGGCGCGATGTCGTGGCTGCGCTGCGGCCCCACATTGGCCTGCCCGTCGGTGAGCAGAATCACCCGGTTCAGGGCGCCCGGCTGCAGGTGGGTGGCCACCTGGGTTGCCCCCTCCAGCCAGCCGGCGTACAGCGCGGTACTTCCGCCGCACTCGATGCGGTCAATGGCCTGCTGCAGCGCTTCCGGGTCGGTGACGTGCTGAGACGGCACCACCAGCTGCACCGTGTCGTCGAAGGTGACGATGCTCAGGCGGTCCCTGGGGCTCAGCTGCTGTACCGCGGCGCGGGCGGCGGCCCGGGCCATCTGCAGCGGCTGGCCGCTCATGCTGCCGCTGCGGTCAATCACCAGCGCTAGATTCAGCGGCGGCCGGACCTGCGCGGCGCGCGGCAATTGCGGGGCATGGATGCGGGCCAGGACGGTGAGAAGGGTGGCGTGGTCGCGGTTCAGGCCAGTGTGCAGCGGTAGCAGTTCGATGCGGGGTTCGGTCATGGGGTGTCTCTCCTGAAGGTGGCGAGGGCCTGAAGCAGCGCCTGATACAGCGCGTCCTGTTCGGCGGCGGTGCGCGGCAGCCGGGCATGGCGGCTGACATGCAGCTCCAGGCCGGGGGCGAGTGCGAGTCGGGTGTAGCGTTCGGGTGGGGACGGCTGGATGTCCGGCGAGGCTGGAGCGGCACGAGGAGCGGGTGGAGGCGCGCTGCTGAACATCGGCGCGGAGACGGCCGCTGGAGGCTCAGCCTGGGAACGCAGCTGCTTCAGGTAGGCCAGCGCCGGGTTGCTGGCCTGCAGGGTCAGCTCACTCTGGCCACTGAGCAGCGCGCGCAGTTCGTCATCGGTGCGGGTGGTCAGGGTGCCGTGCAGCGCCTGGGCGGTCAGGCCCTCCCCCATCAGCCGGCGCAGGGCCAGCAGCTGCAGCAGGTGCCGCTGGCTGTAGCGGGCCTCGCGGCCCTGCTTGGCCGGCTCGTCGAGCAGGCCCAGGGTGGTGTAATGGCGGATCAGACGCGGGTTGATGGCGTCCTGGGTCCGCCCGGAGCGGTCCAGCGGAAGGTACTGCGGCAGCAGGGTGTTGGCGAGCGCGGCCAGCTCGTCGAGAGCACCCGACCAGCTGGTCGGGAGGGGTTGTCCGGACATGGCTCAGCATATCAGTGACAGTTTTAATTGTCAATGACAGTTATAGGTGCAAGCTAGGGCCAGACTCAAAATCTCGCTCAGCCGCTCACGTGGCCTGTCCCCACCCCTTACCACTCGGCAAAGCTGCCGTCCTGGTGGCGCCAGATGGGGTTGCGCCAGCGGTGGCCGCTGCGGGCCATCTCCAAGACGTACTCCTCGTTGATCTCCAGGCCCAGGCCCGGCCCCTGTGGGAACGCCACATGGCCGTCCGCGTACGCGAACACCTCTGGATTGAGCAGGTAGTCCAGCAGGTCATTGCTCTCGTTGTAATGGATGCCCAGACTTTGCTCCTGAATGAAGGCGTTGTACGCTACCGCGTCGAGGTGCAGGCAGGCGGCCAGCGCAATCGGGCCAAGCGGGCAGTGCGGCGCCAGCGCCACGTCGTAGGCCTCGGCCATCGCGGCGATCTTGCGGCACTCGGTGATGCCGCCCGCATGCGACAGGTCCGGCTGGATCACGTCCACGTAGCCGTCGTGCAGCAGCTGTTTGAAGTCCCAGCGCGAGTACATCCGCTCGCCGGTCGCGATGGGCGTGTCGGTGTAGCGCGCGATGTGCTGCAGCGCGTCGTTGTGCTCGCTCAGCACCGGCTCCTCGATGAACATCAGCCGCAGCGGATCGAGTTCCTTCGCCAGGATCTTGGCCATCGGCTTGTGCACCCGGCCGTGAAAGTCCACCGCGATGCCCAGGCCCGGCCCGGCCGCGTCCCGGACCGCCTGCACCCGCTCCAGCACCCGGTCGATCTTGTCGTGGCTGTCCAGGTACTGCAGTTCCTCGGTGGCGTTCATCTTGATGGCCGTGAAGCCGCGCGCGGCTACTTCCAGTGCGGCGCGGCCCACCTCGGCGGGGCGGTCGCCCCCGATCCAGCAGTACACCCGCATGCGGTCGCGCACCTGCCCGCCCAGCAGCGCGTGGACTGGCACCCCGTGGTACTTGCCCTTGATGTCCCACAGCGCCTGATCAATGCCGGCGATGGCGCTCATCAGGATCGCCCCGCCCCGGTAGAAGCCGCCCCGGTACATCACGTTCCAGTGGTCCTCGATCAGCAGCGGATCGCGCCCGATCAGGTAGTCGGCCAGCTCGTCCACCGCCGCTGCCACGGTGTGGGCTCGGCCCTCCACCACCGGCTCGCCCCAGCCGGTCAGCCCCTCGTCGGTCTCGATCTTGAGAAACAGCCAGCGGGGCGGCACGCGGTAGGTGGTCAGACGGGTGATTTTCATGCACGGTCCTCCGGGGAGCCGAACTGGGCCAGCAAGGTCCGCGCCCGGTGTTCCAGGGTCGCAAAGTCCGGGGCGTTCCAGTCGGTGTGGGTCAGGTGGCTGCCGATGCCGGCGCCCACCGCACCGGCGCGCACGAACTCCGGCAGGTTGGCGGTCGTGATGTTGCCCACCACCACGACCTGCAGATCCGGGTACGGCCCCAGCAGGCTGCGCAGGTATCCTGGCCCCAGATCGCCGGCCGGGAACAGCTTGACCGGGCGGCTCCCCTGGGCCAGCGCCTGCTGGATCTCGGTGGGCGTCATCGCGCCGCTGATCAGGCCCAGGCCGTGCTGGACCGCGTAGGCATTGACTTCCGGCACCACGTGCGGGGTGAGCAGAAAACGTGCACCCGCCGCCTGGGCCTGGGCCGCCAGCTCCGGGGTGATGACCGTGCCGGCGCCCAGCACCAGCTCCGGGCCGAACTGCCGGTCCAGTTCGCGCAGCACGTCCAGCCCATGCCGGTCGCTGAGCGCCACCTCCAACAGCCGGATGCCGGCCCGGTGCAGGTGCTCGGTGAGCCGGACCGCATGCTGCAGCGGAACGCCTCTCAGAATGGCGATGATCCGGTGAGCGTGGACCAGAGCAGGCAGGTCAAGCATCGGCGCGCCTTTCAAACAGCTGAACCGCGCCCTGTACCGCAGCCAGGGCACTCTGCGCCGGGTCTGCGGCGAGCACCGGCCGGCCCTGGCCTGTCAGGTACCGCGCTACCGGGGCGGTGAAGGTGGCGTGGCCGTACAGCACCAGCGGCGCGCCCTGTGGCAGCAGCGGAAGGTCCAGGCTCGCCACCGCCCCCAGCAGGTAGGTGGTGGCCTGCTCCGGCGTCAGGCCGAGCCGCTGTTCCGCCAGCCGGACACAGAAGGCGGCGCGGGCAAACCCGGCCTGCTGCGCCTGCAGTAGCCCAGCCTGCCAGATGTCTGGGTCCAGCGGGCCGAGGGTGTCTGGCGGCGCGGCGCTGCCACTCAGGATGGTGTGCTGCAGGGTGGCGGCCAGCAGTTCGCCGCCCAGGGTGGTGACGGAGCGCTGGATGCCTTCGTCGTCGGTGCAGATGACCTTGTGGTGCGAGCCGTAATGCACGAAGTTCACCGGGCCGCTCAGCTGCAGCAGGCGTCTCAGGGCGTACACCTCCACCTCCTCGCCGCGCATCACGTCCTGCTCCCCGAGATGCGCGAGATCCGAGGGACCCTGGGGCAGCGTCCGTACGCCCGGCACGAAGCAGATCTGTCCCAGCCGCTCGAAGGTGCGGGTGTGAATGCCGTCGGCCAGCTGCTGATACCTCACCGGCGCCGGCAGGTGCGGGATGTCCACCAGCCCCAGGTTGCTGCCGATCATGCCGGACGCCAGCACAGCCCGGAGCGGTCCCTGGGCCCGGGCCAGAGTCAGCAGCTCGTCGAGCGCGCCCGCCAGCCCCTCCGTGCCCTGACGGGCAGTGTCGCGCGCGCCGATCTGACGTTCGGCCTGCCAGGTCACGCCCTGCCCGTCCCAGACGCGGACGCGGGTGCGGGTGGTGCCGGAATCGATGACGGCGTACATGGCAGGTCCTTTCGGGGTGGGGGAACGGCAGCATCAGTTATGGAACCCGGCCATCATACCCAGCGAACAGCAGGCCCACGGCACATGCTCAGTGGACCTGCTCTCTCCCTTCCCCGCTAGCGGAAGATGCTGCGCGGCAGGTAGGCGCTGACCAGCCAGTTCGGGGCGTCCACGATCTCGCTGATCTTCAGGTCCACCGCCACGCTGCACAGCGCGTAGGCGAGCGGGGGGTCCAGGCGGTACTCGCGTCCCAGGTGGTCGATCATGGCACGGATGGCGTCCTGGGCGGCCCGGTACAGGTCCGGACCGATGCCGGTGGTGGCGTAGTAACCCTGCTGGTCCACCGGGGCCAGGCCGCTGGCCGGCACCTCAAAGCGCGGGGCCGAGAAGTTGGCCCCTTTGATCAGCGAGAAGCGCAGCTGGACCGTCATGGCGGTTTCGACGGCGGTACCGCACACCTCGCCGTCGCCCTGGCAGGCGTGCGTGTCGCCCACGCTGAACAGCGCCCCCGGCACCTCCACCGGCAGGTACAGCGTGGACCCGCGCGTCAGGTCGCGGATGTCCAGGTTGCCGCCCACCCGGCGCGGCGGCACCACGCTGTGCAGGCCCGGCTCGGCGGGCGCCACCCCGATGGTGCCGGTAAACGGGCGGGTCGGCAGCCGGATCTCGGGCGTGAACTGCACCGCCTCGCGGTCGTAGCGGCTCAGGTGCAGCCAGGGGTCGGGGAACTCGTCGGCCAGCAGCCCGAAGCCGGGAATCAGGCCGGTCCAGCCCCAGCCGCCCTCCTGAAAGTCCAGCACTTCCACCTTCAGGGCGTCGCCCGGCTCGGCCCCGTCAATGTAGACCGGACCATTCACCGGGTTGGTGCGCGAGAAGTCGAAGGCGGCCAGGTCGGCCACGCTGCTGTGCTCGGTGAGCTGGCCGCCGCTGGCATCCTGCACCGTGAAGGCCAGCGTGTCGCCCGGGGCGGCGTGGGTGTCGGGCGTCAGGCTGTTGTCCCAG
It encodes the following:
- a CDS encoding vWA domain-containing protein, translated to MTEPRIELLPLHTGLNRDHATLLTVLARIHAPQLPRAAQVRPPLNLALVIDRSGSMSGQPLQMARAAARAAVQQLSPRDRLSIVTFDDTVQLVVPSQHVTDPEALQQAIDRIECGGSTALYAGWLEGATQVATHLQPGALNRVILLTDGQANVGPQRSHDIAPQVEGLAQRGVSTSAIGLGAHYDEDLLLAVANAGDGNFEHVERPEALPAFFEQELLGLSRTVGRVVSLGLEPNPEHDVRVTEVLNDLKRAATGRLQLPNLLDGQTTDVVLRLKVPAQPGRSGTLGVLRVRLAWSDAQGRHTRRAQLNLPLLDSDAYGQLPEDAEVQAAVTVLETARLKREGVDALDRGDRVYAARAFSAAVDLVSAAPASAATRPELAELQALQGDLAAGRDAELRKRAVSQSYDRSRSKPRR
- a CDS encoding MerR family transcriptional regulator, which translates into the protein MSGQPLPTSWSGALDELAALANTLLPQYLPLDRSGRTQDAINPRLIRHYTTLGLLDEPAKQGREARYSQRHLLQLLALRRLMGEGLTAQALHGTLTTRTDDELRALLSGQSELTLQASNPALAYLKQLRSQAEPPAAVSAPMFSSAPPPAPRAAPASPDIQPSPPERYTRLALAPGLELHVSRHARLPRTAAEQDALYQALLQALATFRRDTP
- the dgoD gene encoding galactonate dehydratase; translation: MKITRLTTYRVPPRWLFLKIETDEGLTGWGEPVVEGRAHTVAAAVDELADYLIGRDPLLIEDHWNVMYRGGFYRGGAILMSAIAGIDQALWDIKGKYHGVPVHALLGGQVRDRMRVYCWIGGDRPAEVGRAALEVAARGFTAIKMNATEELQYLDSHDKIDRVLERVQAVRDAAGPGLGIAVDFHGRVHKPMAKILAKELDPLRLMFIEEPVLSEHNDALQHIARYTDTPIATGERMYSRWDFKQLLHDGYVDVIQPDLSHAGGITECRKIAAMAEAYDVALAPHCPLGPIALAACLHLDAVAYNAFIQEQSLGIHYNESNDLLDYLLNPEVFAYADGHVAFPQGPGLGLEINEEYVLEMARSGHRWRNPIWRHQDGSFAEW
- a CDS encoding bifunctional 4-hydroxy-2-oxoglutarate aldolase/2-dehydro-3-deoxy-phosphogluconate aldolase is translated as MLDLPALVHAHRIIAILRGVPLQHAVRLTEHLHRAGIRLLEVALSDRHGLDVLRELDRQFGPELVLGAGTVITPELAAQAQAAGARFLLTPHVVPEVNAYAVQHGLGLISGAMTPTEIQQALAQGSRPVKLFPAGDLGPGYLRSLLGPYPDLQVVVVGNITTANLPEFVRAGAVGAGIGSHLTHTDWNAPDFATLEHRARTLLAQFGSPEDRA
- a CDS encoding 2-dehydro-3-deoxygalactonokinase, which translates into the protein MYAVIDSGTTRTRVRVWDGQGVTWQAERQIGARDTARQGTEGLAGALDELLTLARAQGPLRAVLASGMIGSNLGLVDIPHLPAPVRYQQLADGIHTRTFERLGQICFVPGVRTLPQGPSDLAHLGEQDVMRGEEVEVYALRRLLQLSGPVNFVHYGSHHKVICTDDEGIQRSVTTLGGELLAATLQHTILSGSAAPPDTLGPLDPDIWQAGLLQAQQAGFARAAFCVRLAEQRLGLTPEQATTYLLGAVASLDLPLLPQGAPLVLYGHATFTAPVARYLTGQGRPVLAADPAQSALAAVQGAVQLFERRADA
- a CDS encoding acetamidase/formamidase family protein; protein product: MTPHIHTIHHHHFGWDNSLTPDTHAAPGDTLAFTVQDASGGQLTEHSSVADLAAFDFSRTNPVNGPVYIDGAEPGDALKVEVLDFQEGGWGWTGLIPGFGLLADEFPDPWLHLSRYDREAVQFTPEIRLPTRPFTGTIGVAPAEPGLHSVVPPRRVGGNLDIRDLTRGSTLYLPVEVPGALFSVGDTHACQGDGEVCGTAVETAMTVQLRFSLIKGANFSAPRFEVPASGLAPVDQQGYYATTGIGPDLYRAAQDAIRAMIDHLGREYRLDPPLAYALCSVAVDLKISEIVDAPNWLVSAYLPRSIFR